The stretch of DNA AATCTGTTTTACGGTCATGTTTTTTTCTTTACGGGTGATTTCAAGCAGCCTTCCTCCGCCTGAGTTAAACTGGCTGGAAACCCAGATGCGGTTCTCATCGCACTTTACGATCGGGGTCAGGTGATTTCCGTTGTTAAACGGAATCTCCCAACGCCAAAGAAATTGACCTGTTGAGGGATCAAGTCCGTTGACCCCTTCAGGCGAAAAATAAATGAACTGGTCTTGTCCGGCAAGATTTTGAATTGAGGCTTGCGCATAGCTTACGCCACCCGGTCTGCTTTTCCACACGGTTGAGCCATCTTTCGGATCGATGGCGATCACGCTGTGGTCGTTGCCCCCAACCTGTACGATAACGGTATTATTGTAGCGAAGGGGACTACCGGAGTAGCCATACTCTTCCGCTCGCTTTCGCCGTCCGAACTCAGCAGGCAGGTCCCGTTTCCAAAGCAGCTTGCCCGAAGCGAGATCGAGGCAATGCACTTGACCGGCGATTCCGATTGAAATAATCCGGTCTTCCACAATCAGCGGTGTTGCATTTGGCCCGGGCCCGAAATGCAATCTCATCTCCGGCCAGAGTTCCCGTGCGTAACTATGTTCCCATATTGTGTTACCTGTTTTGGCGTCAAGTGAAATGATGATTTCATTGTCATCTTTACTGTACATGGTGAAAAGCCGTCCGTCCTTGTAAAGGATCGCTGAGTAGCCTAAGCCTAATGGACGCTTCCATAGATGTTTCGGCCCATCTGCTGGCCACTTTTCTGCAAGGCCTTTCGATTCAATTGTGAAATCACCGTTAGGGCCGCCCCATTGCAGCCAATCCTGCGATCTTGCTTTCTGGCAAAAGAACAGCGTCAAGAAACAAAGAATTGAGGGGGTAAAAAACATTTTAGGTGTCATAATATAATCCTATTAGTATTTAATGTGACTTGCCACAGTAGTTATTTTTTTTTACTTTGTAAATAATATTAATTTTCTCAAGCAACCCTCTTACCATTTCTCATGTCTTACAAATCGAATCTCGAGATTTAAACCGACGGAGACAATTTGCTGCAAGCGGCAAGTAGACTGAATAAAAACAAAAACGTTTTTCACGCGAAAAAGAGCGACGAATCTGCTAACATCGATTTGGAGTTGGTGCAGCGTTGCCGGAAAGGCGAGCGCAAAGCGCAATTCGAGCTCTACCAACTTTATAAAGATCGGGTTTTCAATATTGCTTATCGAATGGCAAACAGTCATCAAGATGCAGAGGATATCACACAAATGGCTTTTGTGAGGGTTTTTAAAAAAATAGATTCCTTTCGCGGCGACTCGGCTTTTTCTTCGTGGGTTTATCGACTCACGGTTAATGTTTGCATTAACCATTTTCGCAAGGAGAAGAAAAGGAAGGAATTGGTTGTGCATGAATTGTCGGAGCAAGCAACAAATCTCAAGACACTTAAAACCGATGAGCCAGGGTCTAAAATGAAACCGTTTCTTGAAAAGGCGATTCGGGCTTTGCCGGCAGGGTACCGCATGATCTTTGTCCTTTACGATATCGAAGGGTATAAACACGAAGAAATCGCTGAGATAATGAACATTTCTGAAGGGACTTCAAAATCTCAGTTACATAAAGCCAGAAGGGAATTAAGGCAATTTCTCGAGCCGTATTTGGCGATGTATCAATCATTGGCGTAGGTAATAATAAGTTAACCCTGACAGGGTTTGGGACACATATATTTCTGGCACAAAGAAACCGCCAAAAACCTGTCAGGGTTTGAAGACAATCATTAGCTTAGGTGAATGAAATGATTTGTAAAGACGTGCAAAAAAATCTTTCCGACTATCTTGAAAAAAGATTGCCGGATTCTCGGCAGACTAGATTTGAAAAGCACCTGAAAGAGTGTCCAAACTGCGGGGCAGAGTTGAAAACACTTAAGATGATCGTTATGGAAGCCTCGTCATTTGAGCGGGTTGTGGCGCCGGATTCCCTTTGGACGCGAATTGAAAGCGAGCTTGAGGTGACCGATGAACCCTTTCCGACACGAGTTTCAAACGCGGTTGCGGAGTTGCGCCAAAGGTTGAACC from candidate division KSB1 bacterium encodes:
- a CDS encoding sigma-70 family RNA polymerase sigma factor yields the protein MLQAASRLNKNKNVFHAKKSDESANIDLELVQRCRKGERKAQFELYQLYKDRVFNIAYRMANSHQDAEDITQMAFVRVFKKIDSFRGDSAFSSWVYRLTVNVCINHFRKEKKRKELVVHELSEQATNLKTLKTDEPGSKMKPFLEKAIRALPAGYRMIFVLYDIEGYKHEEIAEIMNISEGTSKSQLHKARRELRQFLEPYLAMYQSLA
- a CDS encoding PQQ-like beta-propeller repeat protein; the protein is MTPKMFFTPSILCFLTLFFCQKARSQDWLQWGGPNGDFTIESKGLAEKWPADGPKHLWKRPLGLGYSAILYKDGRLFTMYSKDDNEIIISLDAKTGNTIWEHSYARELWPEMRLHFGPGPNATPLIVEDRIISIGIAGQVHCLDLASGKLLWKRDLPAEFGRRKRAEEYGYSGSPLRYNNTVIVQVGGNDHSVIAIDPKDGSTVWKSRPGGVSYAQASIQNLAGQDQFIYFSPEGVNGLDPSTGQFLWRWEIPFNNGNHLTPIVKCDENRIWVSSQFNSGGGRLLEITRKEKNMTVKQIWFNSKLRGSCWTLIRIGDFIYGSAGGHNVSFLTAFNWKTEKVVWRKRGFHMAQSLYADNKLIFLDQSGQLSIARISPTSLEVLDTAEVTESVSWTLPTLVSTKLYVRDKKNILALELANSTE